GTATGTATCTGTTATGCTCCCATTTTTCTCTAAGGTAAACATCCTCTCTTGCTCCATTTTTCTCTGAGGTAAGCGTCCTCTTATGCACCATTTTTTCTATGAGTTAAGCATCCTCCTTTCTTGCTTGGTGTTTCTCTTTGATCACAATCACGTCTTTGTGACGTCTCTTCTTCGATTAACCTTTTTGCTGAGTAGCCTTGCACTATTCTTCCAACAGAAACTTACTCCGTGTTGTAGTCTTCTTCACAACTCAACCACACCTTTTGTTAGTAAGCTGATACGTTCATGAGAAGAAGCTGGAGTAATGAGTTGGGACGTGAGAACACACGTGAGAGATTGGAGTCACGTGTGAAGAAACTTATAAATAGTAAGAGAGAGTAGAGAGAAAAGTATCCTGCGTGATCATTGATGTGTAAAGAGGATTAAAGCTTTGTGTGCTCTGTTCTTTGGAGATAAGAGTGGAGAACTGTAACTCCAAGCTTAtcaatttagggttttgattcaTTGTAATGGGATTTTAAGgataagaaagagagattcataGTTTCATTCTTATCATAAGccttgctctgtttcttacAACAGGCGACTTCCTTCTCCGTCTTGTTTCAGTTGGATTCTCAACTTCATCAAGTGATGCTTCTTTGCATGCTTGAACTTCACCAAGACATTGTTGAACAAAGTTTCAGAATTCTCCTTCCACAACTCCAAATCCTCATCCATTTCTCCCTTGCCTTTAGAGAAGCTTTCCTATCTTCTTCATCCCTTTTTGGAGCCTTCCTCTTGAAGGTACGATATGTGAAACTGTTTGTAATTGATTGTACTCTCTCctattcttttcttcctttttttgtttcttcttcttctactttttatttttctttttttctcttcggTTTCTCACCGTTGATTTGTTgtctccttctttctcttcttctcacaGCGGAATTCTTGTTATCCATTTTTTACTTGGACATGCTCCAAGACCAAGATAAGCTTTGATACCATGTTGGAATattgagagaaaaagaaaaaattgagtAAGAGATAaatatctcttctcttgtgaagaagacaagaacgAAAATAGAAAACTTTTAATGAACCTGAAACTTATTAGTTATTTACATGACGATACAATGAGTATATATAGGAAACAAGTAGActcaacaacacaatgagtTGTGTCTCTTCATACTTGTGTCTCTTCCTACTTGTGTCTCTTGACAAATAACTACCTtaatacataaaattttaaatcagaAACTCAATTATCGACCAACACTCTGACCCACCAATCCAGTACAAACCTCCGAAAAGGAGTAGCTATTCGACAACCGACGTGTCCGTCTTCCAATCTCGTTCCTAGCAACCAGACGAACTCAGATTTATCCTCTTTTTCTCCGATCCGATTAGGAGGAAGCGAATTGTGGGAGAAACCAAGGTTGATGGCTCAAGCAAGTACTGAGAATCCAAAATCCACAAAAGCTTTCTAAAATCAAAGTGGATCTACAATTAACCTCCATGACGAGTAGTAGTGAAAGCAagattttttggttgtttggaGATAGTTTCTAATGATctatattaacattttagaAATACATTTTAAGGAATCCAATCGGGTGAGTTGGATCTTGCCTAATTTctacaaaaacagaagatacTTACTATAAATTAATGATAGTTCAAAATCAAAGTGTAATATTTAGTTTGTCTTTCAATAAGTTTTAATCAGTtagaataaatttttaaattgactcgaattacatatattttaaataaaaatattattataaaaaagaacaaaatgatgtttagtTATTATGGGATGGGTTATTATTGTGAGATAGGTTTAGATGAGACATGTTTTTAAGACGGGATGGATTTAGATgagacagttttttttttttttttttaacatcttctTTTCCATTGTTATTATGATCAAAAGTTTTCCAGCTGTAAGGCTGAAGAAATTACAATCGGAATGtaatcataaaatttaaattgttcATTCTGGGGTAAGTGACTCTTGGCAAGAATATCCGCcggtttgttctgttttcggTTGATCCATGTGAATCTGCATTCCTGAAACCGTTGCTTCCAAGCTTGAACATCTCTTATCCAATTAAAGGTATCAAAACGTGATTTTCTCCTATTGAGGATTTCCATCACCTCCCTGTTATCTCCTTCAAACCAGATTTTTCTATGACCGTGGCTCCAACAGCTTTGCATTGCGATAAGAAGAGCTTGAAACTCGCTTTCTAGAGCATTAGAAGTGTGGTTCCCTGTCGCTTGACCTGCACCTACAAATTGGCCCGACTCATCTCGAATTACCCATC
This sequence is a window from Arabidopsis thaliana chromosome 1 sequence. Protein-coding genes within it:
- a CDS encoding uncharacterized protein (unknown protein; BEST Arabidopsis thaliana protein match is: unknown protein (TAIR:AT2G45403.1); Has 2 Blast hits to 2 proteins in 1 species: Archae - 0; Bacteria - 0; Metazoa - 0; Fungi - 0; Plants - 2; Viruses - 0; Other Eukaryotes - 0 (source: NCBI BLink).), encoding MDEDLELWKENSETLFNNVLVKFKHAKKHHLMKLRIQLKQDGEGSRLLRLQHGVSFCWKNSARLLSKKRTLTSEKNGAREDVYLREKWEHNRYIPRKKNEAQEDAYLKKKMEHKRMLTSEKNGAQKDAFLKEKWSIRGCLPQ
- a CDS encoding Polynucleotidyl transferase, ribonuclease H-like superfamily protein (Polynucleotidyl transferase, ribonuclease H-like superfamily protein; FUNCTIONS IN: nucleic acid binding; CONTAINS InterPro DOMAIN/s: Polynucleotidyl transferase, ribonuclease H fold (InterPro:IPR012337); BEST Arabidopsis thaliana protein match is: Polynucleotidyl transferase, ribonuclease H-like superfamily protein (TAIR:AT2G46460.1).), encoding MPSKAGWVIRDESGQFVGAGQATGNHTSNALESEFQALLIAMQSCWSHGHRKIWFEGDNREVMEILNRRKSRFDTFNWIRDVQAWKQRFQECRFTWINRKQNKPADILAKSHLPQNEQFKFYDYIPIVISSALQLENF